In one Desulfatiglans sp. genomic region, the following are encoded:
- a CDS encoding ABC transporter permease: MSILDYIYKNADRCWALTLEHIWIVFFSVFIATLIAVPAGIAITRNDRVAEKVISTANILMTIPSIALFGIMLPFLSMFGHGLGKVPAIIALVLYSQLPIIRNTYTAVKNVPPSLIEAGRGIGMGSWSRMKQIEIPMAVPVIISGLRTAAVMNIGIAAIAAYIGAGGLGVFIQQGIARAYDEMILAGALLVALLAIFVDLFMALVERLLTPKGLIVSRERNKCIC; encoded by the coding sequence ATGAGTATTTTGGATTATATATATAAAAACGCAGACAGGTGCTGGGCTCTGACCCTGGAACACATCTGGATTGTATTTTTCTCTGTTTTTATTGCCACGCTCATTGCGGTTCCTGCGGGTATTGCAATAACAAGAAATGATCGAGTTGCTGAAAAGGTTATCAGTACAGCAAATATTCTTATGACAATTCCGTCAATTGCGCTTTTCGGAATCATGCTTCCCTTTTTATCCATGTTCGGCCATGGCCTTGGAAAGGTGCCGGCCATCATAGCACTGGTACTATACAGCCAGTTGCCAATTATTAGAAACACCTATACTGCCGTAAAAAATGTACCGCCGTCTCTTATTGAAGCAGGCAGGGGAATCGGGATGGGAAGCTGGTCAAGAATGAAGCAGATAGAAATTCCAATGGCTGTTCCGGTTATAATTTCAGGATTAAGAACCGCGGCTGTTATGAATATTGGCATAGCGGCAATCGCAGCCTATATCGGGGCTGGCGGACTTGGTGTCTTTATACAGCAGGGTATAGCCAGGGCATATGATGAGATGATACTTGCAGGTGCCCTCCTGGTGGCATTGCTTGCAATATTTGTTGATTTATTTATGGCGCTTGTTGAAAGGTTACTGACCCCAAAGGGACTTATTGTCTCAAGGGAGCGAAACAAATGCATCTGTTAA
- a CDS encoding ABC transporter permease, which translates to MHLLTFKAYRFTLLVILVAAGVFIERAGFIKYLSDPFEMRFTINLILQHINMVIVSISAAAFIGLTIGIIFTRPKFKKYSGVVMYIVGLGQTVPSLAVIAISMSFIGIGFKAAVFALCIYSVLPIARNTLAGISSVQSWIIDAARGIGMSECRILFQIEIPNAMKVILTGFRIALIINIGTASLAFLIGAGGLGDHIFTGISLMRMDKILAGAIPTTLLALFADYLCGLLGFLIIPKGLRLDEKAV; encoded by the coding sequence ATGCATCTGTTAACATTTAAGGCATACAGGTTTACACTGCTGGTGATTCTGGTCGCTGCGGGAGTATTCATTGAAAGGGCCGGATTTATAAAATATCTTTCTGATCCCTTTGAGATGCGTTTCACCATAAACCTTATATTGCAGCATATAAACATGGTGATTGTAAGCATCTCTGCCGCTGCATTTATCGGGTTGACAATTGGCATTATCTTTACCCGACCAAAGTTTAAAAAATATTCAGGGGTCGTCATGTATATTGTGGGTCTGGGACAGACAGTACCTTCCCTGGCGGTCATAGCCATTTCTATGAGCTTTATTGGAATAGGTTTTAAGGCTGCGGTTTTTGCGCTTTGTATATATTCAGTTCTGCCCATTGCCAGGAATACACTGGCAGGGATATCCTCTGTGCAATCATGGATCATTGATGCGGCCAGGGGAATCGGTATGTCTGAATGCAGAATACTTTTTCAGATTGAAATACCTAATGCCATGAAGGTGATACTCACTGGGTTCAGGATTGCCCTTATAATAAATATAGGAACAGCCTCCCTGGCCTTTTTAATTGGTGCTGGCGGACTTGGAGACCATATCTTCACAGGTATCTCACTAATGAGAATGGATAAAATTCTGGCAGGCGCAATACCAACAACCCTGCTTGCCCTCTTTGCGGATTATCTTTGTGGGCTTCTTGGCTTCTTAATCATTCCAAAGGGGCTTAGACTTGATGAAAAAGCTGTTTAG
- a CDS encoding glycine/betaine ABC transporter substrate-binding protein, whose translation MFLFIPVLLFSIFSISITAYAEKKIVIGGKNFTEQHILSELAGILLEKNGFDVKMRTGVGSTVARQSLEKGQIDLYYEYTGTAYTIYHKQKDRDIMTDHDKCYDWVKNTDSVKGLIWLDPVQFNNTYTLLMRNKQAENLGIKSISDLGDYINRNKKKLVVGVGAEFWERPDGFKPLMKMYGFSIPYNKLIKMDDGLVYKALKERQIDVSMGFATDGRISSFGFVVLRDDKGYFPVYNPAPVIRKDVLDEYPEIKDILKPVAEKLTTKEMQRLNAMVDIEHKEISEVGLKWLKDQGIIF comes from the coding sequence ATGTTTCTTTTTATACCGGTCTTATTGTTTTCTATTTTTTCCATTTCAATAACTGCATATGCAGAGAAAAAAATAGTAATTGGAGGAAAGAACTTTACCGAACAGCATATTCTTTCTGAACTGGCCGGAATACTTCTTGAAAAGAATGGCTTTGATGTGAAAATGCGGACAGGCGTAGGCTCAACAGTTGCGCGACAGTCCCTTGAAAAGGGCCAGATCGATCTCTATTATGAGTATACAGGGACTGCATACACGATATACCACAAGCAGAAAGACAGGGACATCATGACCGATCATGATAAATGCTATGACTGGGTTAAAAACACCGACTCAGTTAAGGGTCTGATCTGGCTTGATCCTGTTCAATTCAATAACACATATACATTGCTAATGAGAAATAAACAGGCAGAAAACCTGGGCATAAAAAGCATAAGTGACCTGGGTGATTATATAAACAGAAACAAGAAGAAACTTGTTGTGGGAGTGGGCGCCGAGTTCTGGGAGCGCCCTGACGGATTTAAGCCTCTCATGAAAATGTACGGCTTCTCCATACCTTACAATAAACTGATAAAGATGGATGACGGTCTTGTCTATAAAGCATTGAAGGAGCGTCAGATCGATGTATCAATGGGCTTTGCAACGGACGGTCGAATATCTTCATTTGGTTTTGTTGTTCTCAGGGATGATAAAGGGTATTTTCCTGTGTATAATCCTGCACCTGTCATCAGAAAAGATGTGCTGGATGAATATCCGGAAATAAAAGATATCCTTAAGCCTGTTGCTGAAAAGCTTACTACTAAGGAAATGCAGCGTCTG